The Pelagibacterium halotolerans B2 genome has a segment encoding these proteins:
- a CDS encoding CoA-transferase subunit beta, with amino-acid sequence MSDVTPTEMMTIAASRALSSKDVCFVGIGAPSAACNVARLTHAPDITLIYESGTIGTAPDVLPLSIGDGELCETAVSTVAVPEMFRYWLQGGKITVGFLGAAQIDKFGNINTTVIGDYHHPKVRLPGGGGAPEIATSCGEIYITLKQATRSMVEKIDFFTSFGHGEGGDHRQRLGITTKGPTLLITDLAIWKPDPVTKEFTVVSLHEGVTREMVQETCGWTVKFADDLEVTPAPSEIELSTLRDLNERTKRAHAGGKAA; translated from the coding sequence ATGAGCGATGTTACCCCAACCGAAATGATGACAATTGCCGCATCGCGGGCGCTGTCTTCCAAAGACGTCTGTTTCGTGGGCATCGGCGCGCCGTCTGCGGCGTGCAACGTGGCGCGGCTGACCCATGCGCCCGATATCACGCTGATCTATGAGAGCGGAACCATCGGCACGGCGCCCGACGTTCTGCCGCTTTCGATCGGCGATGGCGAATTGTGCGAAACGGCGGTTTCGACCGTCGCAGTGCCGGAAATGTTTCGCTACTGGCTGCAGGGCGGCAAGATTACCGTCGGGTTTTTGGGCGCGGCGCAGATCGACAAGTTCGGTAATATCAACACCACGGTAATCGGCGATTACCACCACCCCAAGGTGCGCCTGCCGGGTGGCGGCGGGGCGCCGGAAATCGCGACCTCGTGCGGCGAGATTTACATCACGCTCAAGCAGGCGACGCGCTCGATGGTGGAAAAGATCGACTTTTTCACTTCCTTCGGTCACGGCGAGGGCGGCGATCACCGCCAGCGGCTGGGGATTACGACCAAGGGGCCGACGCTGCTGATCACCGATCTGGCGATCTGGAAGCCCGACCCGGTGACCAAGGAATTCACAGTGGTTTCGCTGCACGAGGGGGTGACCCGCGAAATGGTGCAGGAGACCTGCGGCTGGACGGTGAAATTCGCCGACGATCTCGAAGTGACCCCTGCCCCGAGCGAGATCGAGCTTTCGACCCTGCGCGATCTCAACGAACGCACCAAGCGCGCCCATGCGGGCGGAAAGGCAGCGTAA
- a CDS encoding CoA transferase subunit A → MSKIMPLEQAVRENLRDGDTVAFEGFTHLIPHAAGHEAIRQGFKDLTLIRMTPDIIYDQMIGMGMAKKVIFSYAGNPGVGLLRRMRDAIENQYPRAIETVEHSHAAMANAYAAGAAGLPCAVFRGYKGADLPKVNPDIKSITCPYTGEELATVPAHNPDVAFIHAQKANEKGDVLIEGIVGVQKEVALAAKKVVVTVEEIVPDFAGMHPNLTILPHWTVTAIAKVKGGAHPSYTHGYYARDNAAYLAWNEISADRELFAKWMDENVLNATPEAFAERVKGL, encoded by the coding sequence ATGAGCAAAATCATGCCGCTCGAGCAGGCGGTGCGCGAGAACCTTAGGGATGGCGATACCGTCGCTTTTGAAGGGTTTACGCATCTGATCCCGCATGCGGCGGGCCATGAAGCGATCCGGCAGGGGTTCAAGGACCTGACCCTTATCCGCATGACGCCCGACATCATCTACGACCAGATGATCGGCATGGGCATGGCGAAAAAGGTGATCTTTTCCTATGCGGGCAATCCGGGCGTGGGCCTGTTGCGCCGCATGCGTGACGCCATCGAGAACCAGTATCCGCGCGCTATAGAGACCGTCGAGCATTCGCATGCGGCCATGGCGAACGCCTATGCCGCGGGCGCCGCGGGCCTGCCCTGCGCCGTATTCCGCGGCTACAAGGGCGCCGACCTGCCCAAGGTCAATCCCGACATCAAATCGATCACCTGCCCCTATACGGGAGAAGAATTGGCGACGGTGCCGGCACACAACCCGGACGTTGCCTTCATCCATGCCCAGAAGGCCAATGAAAAGGGCGACGTTCTGATCGAAGGCATTGTCGGGGTGCAAAAGGAAGTGGCGCTGGCGGCGAAAAAGGTCGTGGTGACTGTCGAAGAGATCGTGCCCGATTTTGCCGGCATGCACCCCAACCTCACTATCCTGCCGCACTGGACGGTGACGGCGATCGCCAAGGTCAAGGGCGGGGCGCACCCCTCCTACACCCATGGCTATTACGCGCGCGACAATGCGGCCTATCTGGCCTGGAACGAGATTTCAGCCGACCGCGAATTGTTTGCCAAATGGATGGACGAGAATGTCTTGAACGCGACGCCGGAAGCGTTCGCCGAACGTGTGAAGGGGCTTTGA
- the pcaQ gene encoding pca operon transcription factor PcaQ, producing MPNLDPRIKLRHLSCFVETDRHGGVVPAAEALGLSQPAISKSLAELEDILGVALFDRSRRKLALTEYGAQFLRYANAAIAALRQGVESVSLASHADAVVRLGALPTVEVEVVPRAVARFAMGPLAARLHVESGPSPHLLGLLRAGAIDLVVGRMPAPDVMAGLSFEHLYSEPLVLAVRPDHPLLEEPEPSLRMVEPFPALVPPRGAIIRQTVETVLLAAGITHLPREIETVSNSFGRAYALLSDAVWFISRSVVAADLQSGALAALDVDMSASYGAIGITTRAGAELDLPTAAFIAAVREVVSRR from the coding sequence GTGCCGAACCTCGACCCCCGCATAAAGCTCCGCCATCTTTCCTGCTTTGTCGAAACCGACAGGCATGGCGGCGTTGTGCCCGCCGCCGAGGCGTTGGGGCTGTCCCAGCCCGCCATTTCCAAATCGCTGGCCGAACTCGAAGACATTCTTGGCGTTGCCCTGTTCGATCGCTCCCGCCGCAAGCTGGCGCTCACCGAATACGGTGCCCAGTTCCTGCGCTATGCCAATGCCGCCATCGCGGCGCTTCGCCAGGGTGTTGAATCCGTGTCGCTCGCCAGCCATGCCGATGCCGTGGTGCGGCTCGGCGCGCTGCCCACCGTGGAGGTCGAAGTCGTGCCGCGCGCCGTGGCGCGTTTTGCCATGGGCCCGCTCGCCGCCCGCCTGCATGTGGAAAGCGGCCCCAGCCCGCACCTTCTGGGCCTGCTGCGCGCCGGCGCCATCGATCTTGTCGTTGGCCGCATGCCCGCGCCCGATGTCATGGCCGGGCTCAGTTTCGAGCATCTTTATTCCGAACCGCTGGTTCTCGCCGTCCGCCCCGACCACCCGCTGCTTGAAGAGCCCGAACCCTCCTTGCGCATGGTCGAACCGTTCCCCGCGCTCGTCCCGCCGCGCGGCGCCATCATCCGCCAGACCGTCGAAACAGTGCTCCTCGCCGCCGGGATCACCCACCTGCCGCGCGAGATCGAAACGGTGTCGAACTCGTTTGGCCGCGCCTATGCGCTTTTGAGCGATGCCGTATGGTTCATCTCCCGCTCGGTGGTCGCCGCCGACCTGCAGAGCGGCGCGCTGGCCGCTCTCGATGTCGATATGTCCGCCAGCTACGGCGCCATCGGCATCACCACCCGCGCCGGCGCCGAACTCGACCTGCCCACAGCCGCCTTCATTGCCGCAGTCCGCGAGGTGGTCAGCCGACGATAA
- a CDS encoding VOC family protein, translating into MAQSVFHLAYHVTDLDAARRFYGGVLGCAEGRSTETWVDFDFFGHQISLHLGDPFKTTRTGKVGDHMVMMPHLGVVLPLDDWKALATRLEDAGIAFDIPPVVRFEGEPGEQRTMFFTDPSGNPIEVKGFADFAGVFAK; encoded by the coding sequence ATGGCTCAATCGGTTTTTCACCTGGCCTATCACGTGACCGACCTGGATGCGGCGCGGCGATTTTACGGCGGGGTGCTGGGATGCGCCGAAGGGCGCTCAACCGAAACCTGGGTCGATTTCGATTTTTTCGGGCATCAGATCTCCCTGCATCTGGGCGACCCGTTCAAAACGACCCGCACCGGCAAGGTGGGCGATCACATGGTGATGATGCCGCATCTGGGCGTGGTCCTGCCGCTCGATGACTGGAAAGCGCTGGCCACGCGCCTCGAGGACGCCGGGATAGCGTTCGACATTCCACCGGTTGTGCGGTTCGAGGGCGAACCGGGCGAACAGCGGACGATGTTTTTTACCGACCCATCGGGCAATCCGATCGAGGTCAAAGGCTTTGCAGACTTCGCCGGCGTGTTTGCCAAATAG
- a CDS encoding DUF2062 domain-containing protein, whose product MDNRRKKDWRSRMRNAVWPRMGIRRYFTYLQKRVLRLTASPHAIAAGVASGAAVSVFPLIGLHFFLGFVLAFVTRGNMLAAAIGTAWGNPITFPLFFSLSFQFGSTIRAALFPDDPAAVMRHSDTTALSGGFFSLDLGAILPLFQTMMIGALPVAIFCWVFFYVIVRGLVSGFQRARKARLERRRARQSQTSPRNAVRG is encoded by the coding sequence ATGGACAACAGGCGCAAGAAAGACTGGCGCTCGCGGATGCGGAATGCCGTCTGGCCCCGGATGGGGATCAGGCGCTATTTCACCTATCTGCAAAAGCGCGTATTGCGGCTGACGGCAAGCCCGCACGCCATTGCGGCGGGCGTCGCCTCGGGCGCTGCCGTGTCGGTGTTTCCGCTGATCGGACTGCATTTTTTCCTGGGGTTCGTGCTTGCATTCGTGACGCGGGGTAACATGCTGGCAGCAGCGATCGGCACGGCGTGGGGCAATCCCATCACCTTTCCGCTGTTTTTCTCGCTCTCGTTCCAGTTCGGCTCGACGATCCGCGCCGCACTGTTTCCCGACGACCCGGCGGCGGTGATGCGCCATTCCGACACCACGGCGCTTTCAGGCGGATTTTTCTCGCTCGACCTGGGCGCCATCCTGCCGCTGTTCCAGACCATGATGATAGGCGCCCTGCCGGTGGCCATTTTCTGCTGGGTGTTTTTTTACGTCATCGTGCGCGGGCTGGTGAGCGGGTTCCAGCGCGCGCGCAAGGCACGGCTGGAGCGGCGGCGGGCCCGGCAGAGCCAGACCTCGCCGCGCAACGCGGTGCGGGGCTGA
- a CDS encoding inorganic phosphate transporter, translating to MSKSAIDKDLKRVRQLREATEDSSRAMAAPGIALVFLLAALVWASFAVASGPLSYLVIIATVIAAYMALNIGANDVANNMGPAVGSKALTMTGALAIAAICEAAGALLAGGDVVSTISRDIIVPGAHIDGTAFIMVMMAALLSSALWVNLATIIGAPVSTTHAVVGGVVGAGVAAAGFSAIIWPTIAKIAASWVISPLMGGLLAAVLLTVINFTILRQKEKVLSARIWVPVLVGVMIGIFAMYMSMKGLSRVWKPQGHIVLLIGLVAGGLGWLAAQPWVRARTEGMDNTNKQVGTLFRLPLIFATALLSFAHGANDVANAVGPLAAIVSAVQNGDVGGSVALPIWVLAIGALGLALGLALFGPRLIRTVGEKITKLNEIRGYCVALSAAATVLVASALGLPVSSTHIAVGAVFGVGFLREGFSNQGIRNKAVSPEGVFLRTDHLNKTAEEAVANYQKRQRRYLVRRQHAFSIGAAWVITVPAAALLAAGIFWGMVLLFGL from the coding sequence ATGTCCAAGTCAGCCATCGACAAGGATTTAAAGCGCGTCCGGCAATTGCGTGAAGCCACCGAGGACAGCTCGCGTGCCATGGCCGCTCCGGGCATTGCGCTTGTCTTCCTGCTCGCCGCCCTCGTCTGGGCCAGTTTCGCCGTTGCGTCGGGCCCCCTGAGCTATCTCGTCATCATCGCCACGGTCATCGCTGCCTATATGGCGCTCAATATCGGCGCCAATGACGTCGCCAACAATATGGGCCCGGCGGTGGGGTCCAAGGCGCTCACCATGACCGGCGCCCTGGCCATCGCCGCCATCTGTGAGGCGGCAGGCGCGCTTCTGGCCGGTGGCGACGTGGTCTCCACCATCTCGCGCGACATCATCGTGCCCGGCGCCCATATCGATGGCACCGCTTTCATCATGGTCATGATGGCTGCGCTCTTGTCCTCGGCGCTCTGGGTCAATCTCGCCACCATCATCGGCGCGCCGGTGTCCACCACCCATGCGGTGGTCGGCGGCGTGGTCGGGGCGGGGGTGGCCGCGGCCGGGTTTTCCGCCATCATCTGGCCCACCATCGCCAAGATCGCAGCAAGCTGGGTCATTTCCCCGCTCATGGGCGGCCTGCTCGCCGCCGTTCTGCTCACGGTCATCAATTTCACCATTCTGCGCCAGAAGGAAAAGGTGCTTTCCGCGCGCATATGGGTGCCGGTTCTGGTTGGCGTGATGATCGGCATCTTCGCCATGTACATGTCCATGAAGGGTCTTTCCCGCGTCTGGAAGCCACAGGGCCATATCGTGCTGTTGATCGGTCTTGTTGCCGGCGGTCTGGGCTGGCTCGCCGCCCAGCCGTGGGTGCGGGCGCGGACCGAGGGCATGGACAACACCAACAAGCAGGTTGGAACGCTGTTTCGCCTGCCCCTGATCTTTGCGACCGCGCTCCTGTCCTTCGCCCACGGTGCCAATGACGTCGCCAACGCCGTCGGCCCGCTTGCCGCCATCGTCTCGGCAGTGCAGAACGGCGATGTCGGAGGGTCGGTGGCCCTGCCCATCTGGGTGCTGGCCATCGGCGCGCTGGGGCTGGCGCTCGGGCTGGCGCTGTTCGGCCCGCGCCTCATCCGCACGGTGGGCGAAAAGATCACCAAGCTCAATGAAATCCGCGGCTATTGCGTCGCGCTTTCGGCGGCCGCGACGGTTCTGGTCGCCTCGGCACTGGGCCTGCCGGTTTCCTCCACCCATATCGCGGTGGGCGCCGTGTTCGGGGTGGGGTTCCTGCGTGAAGGGTTTTCCAATCAGGGCATCCGCAACAAGGCCGTCAGCCCCGAAGGCGTCTTCCTGCGCACCGACCACCTCAACAAGACCGCCGAGGAAGCCGTCGCCAATTACCAGAAACGCCAGCGGCGCTATCTGGTCCGCCGCCAGCACGCCTTCTCCATCGGCGCCGCCTGGGTCATCACCGTCCCCGCCGCCGCATTGCTCGCCGCAGGGATTTTCTGGGGCATGGTGCTTCTGTTCGGGCTCTAG
- a CDS encoding NUDIX hydrolase: MPMRLWSRFFAKPPAEPVGPQFGALPYRMVDGQLVVLLITSRGRGKWIFPKGRQMEGKTPWESAELEAYEEAGVVGEIETTPIGSYFLPVTEERPQPIEVKMFPLLVTDQREDWKEMGQRYRHWAVLPEAKRLITHDGLADVALALAQRETSRSVSRRAPLQA, from the coding sequence ATGCCCATGCGCCTTTGGTCCCGCTTTTTTGCCAAGCCCCCCGCCGAGCCGGTGGGGCCGCAATTCGGCGCGCTGCCCTACAGGATGGTGGACGGGCAATTGGTGGTGCTGCTCATCACCTCGCGCGGGCGGGGGAAGTGGATCTTCCCAAAGGGCCGGCAGATGGAGGGCAAGACGCCCTGGGAAAGCGCCGAGCTCGAAGCCTATGAGGAAGCGGGCGTGGTGGGCGAGATCGAGACCACACCGATCGGCTCGTATTTTCTCCCGGTGACCGAGGAACGGCCCCAGCCCATCGAGGTCAAGATGTTTCCGCTGCTGGTCACCGATCAGCGCGAGGACTGGAAGGAAATGGGCCAGCGCTATCGTCACTGGGCGGTTCTGCCCGAGGCCAAGCGGCTGATAACCCATGACGGGCTGGCCGATGTCGCCCTGGCGCTGGCGCAGAGGGAAACGTCTCGTTCTGTCTCACGGCGCGCACCGCTGCAGGCATGA
- the brnA gene encoding type II toxin-antitoxin system BrnA family antitoxin, producing MKASEFDTKFEAGEDIEGALDFARARRPNLESRRVNVDFPAWVVEGLDRQAKRLGVTRQSLIKMWIAQKLEHPVDGNPKL from the coding sequence ATGAAAGCCTCTGAATTCGACACCAAGTTCGAAGCCGGCGAGGATATAGAGGGCGCCCTCGATTTTGCGCGGGCGCGCCGTCCCAATCTCGAATCGCGCCGGGTCAATGTCGATTTTCCCGCGTGGGTCGTGGAGGGGCTGGACCGGCAGGCCAAACGGCTCGGCGTTACCCGCCAATCGCTTATCAAGATGTGGATTGCGCAAAAGCTCGAACATCCGGTCGACGGCAATCCGAAGCTTTGA
- a CDS encoding BrnT family toxin, with protein sequence MIFEYDPAQSAANLEKHGIDFEAAQALWADELALEIPARTTDEPRFLVIGKIGDRHWAAVITYRGAAVRIISVRRARDQEIAYYESL encoded by the coding sequence ATGATTTTCGAATACGATCCGGCCCAGAGTGCTGCCAACCTGGAAAAGCACGGAATCGATTTCGAAGCCGCGCAAGCACTGTGGGCGGACGAGTTGGCGCTGGAAATTCCGGCCCGCACCACCGATGAACCTCGATTTCTGGTCATCGGGAAAATCGGCGACCGGCACTGGGCGGCAGTCATCACATATCGGGGCGCGGCCGTTCGCATCATATCGGTGCGCCGTGCCCGAGATCAGGAGATCGCATATTATGAAAGCCTCTGA
- a CDS encoding ATP-binding protein — translation MTVEIDMGTTKSATPAKLDLEELLATRLLVQGNSGSGKSHLLRRLLEQSAPWVQQCVIDPEGDFVTLADKFGHVVVEADRSEHELTRIAGRIRQHRVSVVLSLEGLEAEAQMRAAAAFLGGLFDADRDFWYPMLVVVDEAQLFAPSSGGEVSDEARKLSLGAMTNLMCRGRKRGLAGVIATQRLAKLAKNVAAEASNFLMGRTFLDIDMARAGDLLGMDRRGTEMFRDLEKGNFVALGPALARRPLPIRIGAVQTSARSTSPKLMPLPETDADAADLIFTPGAEEETRPLPRRTVQPAPRPTADILAQLSQPVPKAEVEPASLFPEIDEAERAALIDAVLVEILEDPDASFRSVAVLYQDFLVRCRIRRVPGTPPDLNDFKRRFAVARAGVDTAAAESDVWQTALDLARTLPEDLQGVFLMVARAAVEKLPCPSDATLARAYGSHSASRARRLLTFFEDRGLIVLREDFSSRRIAAFPDLACETAPGDANAPAETPDGRAAAE, via the coding sequence ATGACCGTCGAAATCGACATGGGCACGACAAAATCGGCGACGCCCGCAAAGCTCGATCTCGAGGAATTGCTGGCCACCCGCCTGCTCGTGCAGGGCAATTCGGGCTCGGGCAAATCCCACCTTCTGCGCCGCCTCCTCGAACAGAGCGCCCCCTGGGTGCAGCAATGCGTCATCGACCCCGAGGGCGATTTCGTGACCCTTGCCGATAAGTTCGGTCATGTGGTCGTCGAGGCCGATCGCTCCGAGCATGAACTGACCCGCATCGCCGGCCGCATCCGTCAGCACCGCGTCTCGGTCGTTCTTTCCCTCGAAGGGCTGGAAGCCGAAGCCCAGATGCGCGCGGCGGCTGCCTTCCTTGGCGGGCTTTTCGATGCCGACCGCGATTTCTGGTATCCCATGCTGGTCGTTGTCGACGAGGCCCAGCTCTTTGCGCCCTCTTCGGGCGGCGAAGTCTCCGACGAGGCGCGCAAGCTTTCCCTCGGCGCCATGACCAACCTCATGTGCCGTGGCCGTAAGCGCGGCCTTGCCGGCGTCATCGCCACCCAGCGCCTCGCCAAGCTGGCCAAGAACGTCGCCGCCGAAGCGTCGAACTTTTTGATGGGCCGCACCTTCCTCGATATCGACATGGCCCGGGCCGGCGATCTTTTGGGCATGGACCGGCGCGGCACCGAAATGTTCCGCGATCTCGAAAAGGGCAATTTCGTTGCGCTTGGTCCCGCGCTCGCGCGCCGCCCGCTGCCCATCCGGATCGGCGCCGTCCAAACCAGTGCCCGCTCCACATCGCCCAAGCTCATGCCGCTCCCCGAAACCGACGCCGACGCCGCCGACCTCATTTTCACCCCCGGCGCCGAGGAGGAAACCCGCCCTCTCCCGCGCCGCACCGTCCAGCCTGCGCCGCGCCCCACCGCCGATATTCTGGCCCAATTGAGCCAGCCCGTTCCCAAAGCCGAAGTCGAACCGGCCAGCCTGTTCCCGGAAATCGACGAGGCCGAGCGCGCCGCCCTGATCGATGCCGTGCTTGTCGAAATCCTCGAGGACCCTGATGCCAGCTTCCGCTCGGTCGCCGTGCTCTATCAGGATTTCCTGGTCCGTTGCCGCATTCGCCGCGTGCCGGGCACCCCGCCCGATCTCAATGATTTCAAGCGCCGCTTCGCCGTCGCCCGCGCCGGGGTCGATACCGCCGCCGCCGAATCCGATGTCTGGCAGACCGCCCTCGATCTGGCCCGCACACTGCCCGAAGACTTGCAGGGCGTATTCCTCATGGTCGCCCGCGCGGCGGTGGAAAAACTGCCCTGTCCGTCCGATGCCACCTTGGCCCGCGCCTATGGCTCGCACTCGGCTTCGCGCGCCCGACGGCTTCTGACCTTTTTCGAGGATCGCGGCCTGATCGTTCTGCGCGAGGATTTCTCTTCCCGCCGCATCGCCGCTTTCCCCGACCTCGCTTGCGAAACCGCCCCCGGCGACGCCAACGCCCCCGCCGAAACCCCCGACGGCAGGGCAGCGGCGGAGTAG
- a CDS encoding ROK family protein, translating into MILALDIGGSAIKAAFARDAGSIVQMGRIETPRNDFSAFVETLRGILAAAPERPDAVSISICGVVDIETGKMICANVPCIDGRVLDADLSEALELPVSIANDADCFALAEAGLGAGQGHDVVFGIILGTGVGGGLVVEGRLANRRGGYAGEWGHATILATIAGDPPLAIPHFRCGCGRMGCVDTIGGARGLEKLHMHLTGQARDSREIVVGWAGRDEAATRTMEIYVDLVAAPLALAINITGASIVPVGGGMAGAPGLIPALDSAVRARILRKLDRPLIVPAQCATEPGLVGAALLGLDRFAYA; encoded by the coding sequence ATGATCCTTGCACTCGACATCGGCGGCAGCGCCATCAAGGCCGCTTTCGCGCGCGACGCCGGTTCCATCGTCCAGATGGGCCGCATCGAAACCCCGCGCAATGATTTTTCGGCCTTCGTGGAAACCCTGCGCGGCATCCTCGCCGCCGCCCCCGAGCGCCCCGATGCGGTCTCGATTTCCATCTGCGGTGTCGTCGATATCGAGACGGGTAAGATGATCTGCGCCAACGTGCCCTGCATCGATGGCCGCGTGCTCGATGCCGATCTCTCCGAGGCCCTCGAACTCCCCGTTTCCATCGCCAATGACGCCGATTGTTTCGCGCTGGCCGAAGCCGGGCTCGGCGCGGGGCAGGGGCATGATGTGGTGTTCGGCATTATTCTGGGCACCGGCGTTGGCGGTGGTCTCGTCGTCGAAGGCCGGCTTGCCAACCGCCGGGGCGGTTACGCCGGCGAGTGGGGCCACGCAACGATCCTTGCCACAATCGCCGGCGATCCGCCCCTCGCCATCCCCCATTTCCGCTGCGGCTGCGGCCGCATGGGCTGCGTCGATACGATAGGCGGCGCGCGCGGGCTGGAAAAGCTGCACATGCATTTGACCGGCCAGGCCCGCGACAGCCGCGAAATCGTCGTCGGCTGGGCCGGACGCGACGAGGCGGCAACCCGCACCATGGAGATCTATGTCGATCTGGTCGCCGCCCCGCTGGCCCTTGCCATCAACATCACCGGCGCGTCCATCGTTCCTGTCGGTGGCGGCATGGCCGGGGCGCCCGGCCTGATCCCGGCGCTCGACAGTGCCGTCCGTGCCCGCATCCTGCGCAAACTCGACCGTCCGCTTATCGTCCCCGCCCAATGCGCCACCGAACCGGGCCTCGTGGGCGCCGCGCTTCTGGGCCTCGACCGGTTCGCCTATGCCTGA
- a CDS encoding copper homeostasis protein CutC, which yields MTPSPTLEICVDDAAGLAAAIAGGADRIELCSALALGGLTPTPGLMALAAKAPIPVYAMIRPRPGDFVFSPDDVATMETDIDTARSAGLAGVVLGATRPDGSLDIATLEGLTARAAGLGLTLHRAFDLAPDFPAAIDTAIALGFERILTSGGAPRAIDGLDALRAMIAHAAGRIAIMPGSGVAADNARSFLALGATELHASAGRALEIPAGRAADLGYVAPGMKRTDADLVAALKRAMTAA from the coding sequence ATGACTCCAAGCCCTACCCTCGAAATCTGCGTCGATGACGCCGCCGGCCTTGCCGCCGCCATCGCCGGTGGTGCAGACCGCATCGAGCTCTGCTCCGCCCTCGCCCTCGGCGGGCTCACGCCCACCCCGGGCCTGATGGCCCTCGCCGCCAAAGCGCCGATCCCGGTTTACGCCATGATCCGCCCGCGCCCCGGCGATTTCGTCTTTTCCCCTGACGATGTGGCGACCATGGAAACCGATATCGACACCGCCCGCTCAGCCGGGCTTGCCGGTGTCGTCCTCGGCGCCACCCGCCCCGATGGCAGCCTCGATATCGCAACTCTAGAAGGCCTCACCGCCCGCGCCGCCGGCCTCGGCCTCACCCTGCACCGCGCCTTCGATCTGGCGCCCGATTTCCCTGCCGCCATCGACACGGCCATAGCACTCGGGTTCGAGCGTATCCTCACCTCCGGCGGCGCCCCCCGGGCCATCGACGGACTCGATGCCTTGCGCGCCATGATCGCCCATGCCGCCGGCCGCATCGCCATCATGCCCGGCTCGGGCGTCGCAGCGGACAACGCCAGAAGCTTCCTCGCCCTCGGCGCCACCGAGCTTCACGCCTCGGCCGGCCGCGCACTGGAAATTCCCGCCGGCCGCGCCGCAGATCTGGGCTATGTCGCACCCGGCATGAAGCGCACAGACGCCGATCTGGTGGCCGCGCTCAAGCGGGCGATGACGGCTGCCTGA